The Polaribacter tangerinus genome has a segment encoding these proteins:
- a CDS encoding GTP cyclohydrolase, with product MITLKEITTEKEMKQFVLFPFSLYKNNSYWVPPIIKDEVDNFNPKKNPVFKNATAQFFVALKNGQIVGRIAAIINWYEVEKQLIKKMRFGWFDVIDDIEVTKILLEKVKEIGKKNNLTFLEGPVGFNNLDKTGVLIDGFNHIGTMITWYNFPYYKDHLEQLGFVKEKEYLESKFSFKNVDAVYYDRVSKIIQKRFQLKPLDFTRTKEIMPYVDEMFKVFDKSYSKLSTYVPISDAQIAFFKKKYISFINPEYIKFVVDKNHKLIAFAIVMPSFSEALQKAKGKLFPFGLFHLLKARKHAQDVTFYLIGVTPEYQNKGVHAIIFDQYTKTFTPLGIKNCIRTPELEDNLAIKKLWENFNPQTHKKRRTYRKNID from the coding sequence ATGATTACTCTGAAAGAAATAACCACCGAAAAGGAAATGAAACAGTTTGTGTTATTTCCCTTTTCGCTCTATAAAAATAATAGCTATTGGGTACCTCCCATTATTAAAGATGAGGTTGATAATTTTAATCCGAAGAAAAACCCTGTTTTTAAAAATGCAACTGCACAATTTTTTGTTGCCTTAAAAAACGGACAAATTGTTGGAAGAATTGCAGCAATAATAAACTGGTATGAAGTTGAAAAGCAACTCATAAAAAAAATGCGCTTTGGCTGGTTTGATGTAATTGATGATATTGAAGTAACTAAAATTCTTTTAGAGAAAGTTAAAGAAATAGGCAAAAAAAATAATCTAACCTTTTTAGAAGGTCCTGTTGGGTTTAATAACCTAGATAAAACTGGTGTTTTAATTGATGGTTTTAATCATATTGGCACTATGATTACCTGGTATAATTTTCCTTACTACAAAGATCATTTAGAACAATTGGGCTTCGTAAAAGAAAAAGAATATCTTGAGAGTAAGTTTAGTTTTAAAAATGTAGATGCTGTTTACTATGATAGGGTTAGTAAAATAATTCAGAAACGTTTTCAGTTAAAACCATTAGACTTTACACGTACAAAAGAGATAATGCCGTATGTAGATGAAATGTTTAAGGTATTTGATAAATCATACTCAAAACTATCTACCTATGTACCTATATCTGATGCTCAAATAGCTTTTTTTAAGAAAAAGTATATTTCGTTTATAAATCCCGAATACATAAAATTTGTAGTTGATAAAAACCATAAATTAATAGCATTTGCAATTGTAATGCCTTCGTTTTCGGAAGCCTTGCAAAAGGCAAAAGGCAAATTGTTTCCGTTTGGCTTGTTTCATTTACTAAAGGCACGAAAACATGCCCAAGATGTTACTTTTTATTTGATTGGTGTAACTCCAGAATATCAAAACAAGGGTGTACACGCAATTATTTTTGATCAATATACTAAAACTTTTACACCATTAGGCATCAAAAACTGTATAAGAACTCCCGAGCTAGAAGACAATCTTGCCATTAAAAAGTTATGGGAAAATTTTAACCCACAAACTCATAAAAAACGTAGAACTTACCGTAAAAACATAGATTAA
- a CDS encoding glycosyltransferase family 4 protein has product MKIGMILDAPFPPDPRVENEAVSLVKSGHEVFLFCLTYKDEKSEELLNGIYVQRYSSNLLEYKLSALAYTIPLYTILMQQKIKKFIQRTKVEVLHVHDIRIAEAVFKTNKKYKLPVVLDLHDNLPEVMKLYPHLQKFPGKYIISPKTWKRKEHDFIEKATRIITVSPEFIKTLEERVPHKKDDFVLVPNTIRTSFFENYSIDKQIVTKYENNFVVLYLGDTHLRRGLQTAIESIVVLKNTIPEIKLVIVGKNTTDPVLKAQVKALSIQDYVDFEGWQDVSLFQSYILASSVCISPLHRNLQHDVAYANKIFQYMSFGKPLLVSNATAQKKLVEKNNCGLVHEAKNVKSFTTQMLTLYNNANLRVELGENGKQFVQREFCWEETSKKLLHLYDNL; this is encoded by the coding sequence ATGAAAATAGGCATGATTTTAGATGCACCCTTTCCTCCAGATCCAAGGGTAGAAAATGAGGCAGTTTCTCTGGTGAAAAGCGGTCATGAGGTTTTTTTATTTTGTTTAACTTACAAAGATGAAAAAAGTGAAGAGCTGTTAAACGGAATATATGTACAAAGATATTCTTCTAACTTATTAGAATACAAACTTTCTGCGTTGGCATATACCATACCTTTGTATACTATTTTAATGCAACAAAAAATTAAAAAGTTTATACAACGTACAAAGGTAGAGGTTTTACATGTTCATGATATTCGTATTGCAGAGGCAGTTTTTAAGACGAATAAAAAATACAAATTACCCGTTGTATTGGATTTACATGACAATTTACCAGAGGTTATGAAATTATATCCTCATTTACAGAAGTTTCCTGGAAAATATATAATATCTCCAAAGACATGGAAACGTAAAGAGCACGATTTTATAGAAAAGGCAACACGTATAATTACCGTTTCTCCAGAATTTATAAAAACATTAGAAGAAAGAGTTCCACATAAAAAAGATGATTTTGTGCTAGTACCCAATACCATTCGAACCTCTTTTTTTGAGAATTATTCTATAGACAAACAAATTGTAACTAAATACGAAAACAATTTTGTAGTCTTATATTTGGGAGATACTCATCTTAGGCGAGGTTTACAAACAGCTATAGAAAGTATTGTGGTATTAAAGAATACTATTCCGGAAATAAAATTAGTAATTGTAGGAAAAAATACTACAGACCCTGTTTTAAAAGCCCAAGTAAAAGCATTAAGTATTCAAGATTATGTAGATTTTGAGGGGTGGCAAGACGTATCACTTTTTCAGTCTTATATTTTAGCAAGTTCAGTATGTATTTCTCCATTGCATAGAAATCTTCAGCATGATGTTGCGTACGCCAATAAAATTTTTCAGTACATGAGTTTTGGCAAACCACTATTAGTAAGTAATGCGACTGCACAAAAAAAACTTGTAGAAAAAAACAATTGTGGTTTAGTTCATGAAGCAAAAAATGTAAAAAGTTTTACAACTCAAATGTTAACACTTTATAATAATGCCAACCTTAGAGTAGAACTAGGAGAGAACGGAAAGCAATTTGTACAACGTGAGTTTTGTTGGGAAGAAACATCAAAAAAACTACTACATTTATACGATAATTTATAA
- a CDS encoding YfhO family protein — MKFSKIVPYLIAISVFVLASIIYFHPVLKGQKLQQSDITQFRGMVKEINDYRGENNAEPYWTGASFSGMPAYQISAYYPNDFVRSLDQLLRFLPRPADYTFLYFFSFFILMMALKIPWRIAILGSVAFGFSTYLIIIFGAGHNAKAHAIAYMPLVTAGVLWIFERKYILGFTVTALAMALEIYTNHPQMTYYLGFCLLILGIVKFVDALKKEQFSIFAKQAVIIIAAVLLGVGANAPRLMAMKEYADKSTRGKSELTIAIDGSQKEATKGLDKAYITEYSYAKLETFNLFIPRFMGGGTLEELDNTSNFHRFISAKAGRKVADDYSKQVLTYWGDQTYIEAPAYIGAVVVFLFFIALFLVKGPLKQWLLAATVFSIILSWGRNFEIVTNFFIDYVPLYNKFRAVSSIQVIAEFCVPILAALGLKEFFSSKITKEIKQVALKKAVLTFVGFIVAGFCLAHLFGTFSGLRDSQQYTEIPGFLDAVIADRKDMLFSDAVRSILLTFSVAAVLWLMLQNKLKEIFVALALFVFIIFDLVSVNKKYVNKDDFKKARNIEQPFVASEADKQIVQDTTHYRVANFTTDIMNDGSTSYFHQSIGGYHAAKIGRYQELFEYQIAKNNMQVLNMLNTKYFIVPDDKGNPQAQLNINANGNAWFVNNFVVAKNANEEILALDSLNTKKAAVISMSDAEKINITTQVNTDSTATISLQEYKVTSLVYHAKTAQKQFAVFSEIFYEDGWNAYLNDKLVPHYNVNYVLRGMEVPAGNHTIVFKYEPKVIQQGKIISLSSYAIILLVAFGWFFYDKKMSFIKS; from the coding sequence TTGAAATTTTCTAAAATAGTTCCCTATTTAATAGCCATTTCTGTTTTCGTTTTGGCTTCTATCATTTATTTTCACCCCGTATTAAAGGGGCAAAAGTTACAACAATCAGACATTACTCAGTTTCGAGGAATGGTAAAAGAAATTAATGATTATAGAGGCGAAAACAATGCAGAGCCATACTGGACAGGTGCCTCATTTAGCGGGATGCCAGCTTACCAAATAAGTGCTTATTATCCGAATGATTTTGTTAGAAGTTTAGACCAACTTTTACGCTTTTTACCAAGACCAGCAGATTATACTTTTCTGTATTTTTTTAGCTTTTTTATTTTAATGATGGCGTTAAAAATACCTTGGAGAATAGCAATTTTAGGATCTGTTGCCTTTGGTTTTTCTACGTACTTAATTATTATTTTTGGTGCAGGTCATAATGCCAAAGCACATGCAATAGCATACATGCCATTGGTAACAGCCGGAGTTTTATGGATATTTGAAAGAAAATATATACTCGGTTTTACAGTTACAGCACTAGCAATGGCGTTAGAAATTTATACCAATCACCCTCAAATGACCTATTATTTAGGGTTTTGTTTATTAATTCTTGGTATTGTAAAGTTTGTTGATGCCCTAAAAAAAGAACAGTTTTCAATTTTTGCCAAACAAGCAGTAATTATAATTGCTGCGGTACTTTTAGGAGTTGGTGCAAATGCACCTAGATTAATGGCAATGAAAGAGTATGCAGATAAGTCTACTAGAGGGAAATCTGAATTAACAATAGCTATTGATGGCTCACAGAAAGAAGCAACAAAAGGATTGGATAAAGCCTATATTACAGAATATAGTTATGCCAAATTAGAAACTTTTAACCTATTTATACCTCGTTTTATGGGTGGTGGAACTTTAGAGGAATTAGATAATACTTCCAATTTCCATCGTTTTATCTCAGCCAAAGCTGGCAGAAAAGTAGCAGACGATTACTCAAAACAAGTACTTACTTATTGGGGAGATCAAACCTACATAGAAGCTCCTGCGTATATAGGAGCAGTTGTTGTTTTTCTTTTTTTTATTGCATTATTCTTAGTCAAAGGACCTTTAAAGCAGTGGTTATTGGCTGCAACAGTGTTTTCAATAATTTTAAGTTGGGGTAGAAACTTTGAGATTGTCACTAATTTTTTTATAGATTATGTTCCGCTTTACAATAAGTTCAGAGCAGTATCTTCTATTCAGGTAATTGCCGAGTTTTGTGTTCCAATTTTAGCAGCGCTCGGGCTAAAAGAGTTTTTCTCTTCTAAAATAACTAAAGAAATCAAGCAAGTGGCTTTAAAAAAAGCAGTGCTTACTTTTGTAGGTTTTATAGTTGCAGGTTTCTGTTTGGCACATTTATTCGGAACATTTTCAGGATTAAGAGATTCACAGCAATATACAGAAATACCGGGGTTTTTAGATGCCGTAATTGCAGATAGAAAAGATATGCTATTTTCAGATGCTGTTCGTTCAATTCTTTTAACATTTTCTGTAGCAGCAGTTTTATGGTTAATGTTACAAAATAAATTGAAAGAAATTTTTGTAGCCTTAGCACTATTTGTTTTTATAATTTTCGATTTGGTTAGTGTAAATAAAAAGTATGTTAACAAAGACGATTTTAAGAAAGCAAGAAACATAGAGCAACCTTTTGTAGCTTCAGAGGCAGACAAACAAATAGTACAAGATACAACCCATTATCGAGTAGCTAATTTTACTACAGATATTATGAATGATGGAAGTACTTCGTATTTTCATCAATCGATAGGAGGTTATCACGCAGCAAAAATTGGTAGATACCAAGAGTTATTCGAGTATCAAATAGCTAAAAACAATATGCAAGTTTTAAACATGCTAAATACAAAGTATTTTATTGTTCCTGATGATAAAGGTAATCCTCAAGCTCAACTTAATATCAATGCAAATGGAAATGCTTGGTTTGTAAATAATTTTGTAGTTGCTAAAAATGCTAATGAAGAGATATTGGCATTAGACTCTTTAAACACAAAAAAGGCAGCAGTTATTTCAATGTCAGACGCAGAAAAAATAAATATTACTACTCAAGTAAATACAGACTCAACAGCAACTATTTCATTACAAGAATACAAGGTAACTTCTCTTGTATATCATGCTAAAACAGCACAAAAACAGTTTGCTGTTTTTTCAGAAATTTTTTACGAAGATGGTTGGAATGCATATTTAAACGATAAATTGGTGCCACATTATAATGTAAATTATGTTTTAAGGGGAATGGAAGTTCCTGCTGGAAATCATACAATTGTGTTTAAGTATGAGCCAAAAGTTATTCAGCAAGGAAAAATTATTTCATTGTCATCTTATGCAATAATTCTTTTAGTTGCTTTTGGATGGTTTTTTTACGATAAGAAAATGAGCTTTATAAAATCATGA
- a CDS encoding DUF4834 family protein, with translation MIVIINEVMFAGLLKTIFYLLLFYYGFKFLARLFAPFLMKKAAETIQKKAAQQYQNHSKKEDTVKEGQTIIDKKPTHSQSASKKTVGEYVDFEEID, from the coding sequence TTGATTGTTATTATAAATGAAGTTATGTTTGCAGGACTATTAAAAACTATTTTTTACTTATTACTTTTCTATTATGGCTTTAAGTTTTTGGCAAGACTTTTTGCTCCTTTTTTAATGAAAAAAGCTGCAGAAACAATTCAGAAGAAAGCTGCACAACAATATCAAAATCATTCGAAGAAAGAAGATACTGTAAAAGAAGGACAAACAATTATAGATAAAAAACCAACTCATAGCCAATCTGCTAGTAAAAAGACTGTAGGAGAATATGTAGATTTTGAAGAAATAGACTAG
- a CDS encoding transporter has translation MTLRISALFWVFLWLHFTAVYGQYTDVINSNKPGFSESPYSVGSGVYQFESNLFYKKTNITPTFSTPESLGIDFLFRTSFFLEKLELNAQLTYQQDEIAFKNIFTSSYNTNGFSRMTVGAKYLLYQQKYEDKSKEVRSWKRRNAFDKKRLIPSVAIYLGLNTDAVNSVYKKGKMSPKVGVLLQNNLTTNFNIITNFYYDNIGTKFEEFSYIITATHNFGNQWSAFFENQTVYLTPQTNSNLGLGFAYLFHRNLQINTAARLIYEGVSQGYYVGLGASYRIDHYKDSFIELNAAGKPLKDTPISRYNKRQNSFFNRLFSIFKKKGTTNRKRPTRTRKSTSKRKKGGFLGLFKKKN, from the coding sequence ATGACACTGAGAATCTCCGCACTCTTTTGGGTGTTTTTATGGCTACATTTTACTGCCGTTTATGGGCAATATACAGATGTTATAAACTCTAATAAACCTGGTTTTTCCGAAAGTCCGTATAGTGTAGGTTCTGGTGTGTATCAGTTTGAAAGTAATCTTTTTTACAAGAAAACAAACATCACCCCCACTTTTTCTACGCCCGAGTCTTTAGGAATAGACTTCTTATTTAGAACTAGTTTTTTTCTAGAAAAGTTAGAACTAAATGCACAGCTAACCTATCAGCAGGATGAAATTGCATTTAAAAATATTTTTACATCATCTTACAATACCAACGGATTTAGTCGTATGACTGTTGGTGCAAAGTACCTTTTATATCAGCAAAAATATGAAGACAAATCAAAAGAAGTTCGAAGTTGGAAAAGAAGGAACGCCTTTGACAAAAAACGTTTAATTCCTTCTGTAGCAATTTATTTGGGCTTAAACACAGACGCTGTAAATTCTGTATACAAAAAAGGAAAAATGAGCCCCAAAGTTGGGGTACTTCTTCAAAATAATTTGACAACTAATTTTAATATAATTACCAACTTTTACTACGATAACATTGGCACCAAGTTTGAAGAATTCTCTTATATTATCACTGCAACACATAATTTTGGAAATCAATGGTCTGCTTTTTTTGAAAATCAGACTGTTTATTTAACACCACAAACAAATAGTAATTTAGGCCTAGGTTTTGCATATTTATTTCATAGAAATTTACAAATAAATACTGCTGCAAGACTTATTTACGAAGGAGTTTCTCAAGGATATTACGTTGGTTTGGGTGCTTCGTACAGAATAGACCACTACAAAGATTCTTTTATAGAACTTAATGCTGCCGGAAAGCCTTTAAAAGACACACCTATAAGTAGATATAACAAAAGGCAGAACAGTTTTTTTAATCGTCTTTTTAGTATTTTTAAGAAAAAAGGGACCACAAACAGAAAAAGACCAACAAGAACAAGAAAATCTACATCAAAAAGAAAAAAAGGAGGCTTTTTAGGGCTTTTTAAAAAAAAGAATTAA